CTACTCTACAGTTTGTAACCATGAGTACTACTTAACTCAAATAATACTAGCTAGCTGTTTTTACTTTTTAAACAGGCTGTCCAAGGTACCTAAATTAAAATAGTGAACTGTGATGTAGCTTATCTATTATGCTGATGCATCATTGTGTTTCAGTTGGTAATTCCACATGGCTCTAATCCTAGAATACCATGGTGTTTTTTTCACAAAATTCCACTGTCAGAACCGTGTTGCTGGACAAATCGCGGGACATGACATGACTGCTACTAGAGTGAGTGTTAGGAGGAAGGATACCTGCATTAATGGCTAAGATGGCTGCGGGGAAGCGAGATTTGCCGGCGGTCGGAGAATCCAACGGTGGCGGCACGGCTGAAATTCGCCAAATTTGACCAAAATCAGAAATGTTTTTTTTGGCCGAAAGTGACTTTTCGCCCCAAGCCGAGATGGCCAAAATCTGATTTTTTTTCGGCCGAAAAACAAATCTCTGCCGGTGCCTACATACAGATCCATCACTAGTTGGATGTGTTTTGCACATAACCAGTTGATCAGCAAGTAACCCTCGGCATAACTGACATCCTGATTTAGTGATGCCTGGTCAGAACAAAAACACACTACTTTGTGTTAGAAGTTAGAAGTAGAACATAAAGGCGATAGTTCACAATGGAAGTTTGACAGTAAGTTTTTGTATGTACTAGCGGTCACAGTGAAGAAAGTTTGACCACACACATTCTAAATATCATATGTTTCAGAATGGGGGCACCATAGTGCCCAACATATATTCATTAGAACCAAATTCCACACCTAGATGGCTTATTACATGGACATAATTGAACTGCAATTCCATAAAATTCAACTACAAAACTTGTGAATCTACTTAAAGATAGCATCCAACATTGCCATGAGGACCAACATGATTGTCTTCCATCTGCAAACCCTGTCAGAGGACAAAAAAAATGGTACCATTTACAGTAACTGAAAGTCAATTGCTTCTACAACACGATAACAAGTAGTGTGGTGTGAATATCCTGACCGTAGATAGCAGTGAACATAGTAAAAAAAAGCTGGAAAATTCTGGACCAGTTGCATAAGCATTGACAATTGTACGGCCAAACAAACATTAACCCAGACATGAATCGATTGTACAAATTTTGTTTACATTAGAAGTGAAGATAAGAGAGATGTGTATTGTTCAGAAACTAAAAGAGCAAACATTTCAATACTCTATAGTACAAGAGCATTGTAGCATACAAATTTGAAAAGAAGATAAGAGAGATCTGTGTTGTTCTACTAGTATTGAGTTGCCACAGGCTCCTCACATTAGTTTACTCTCCCACTCACAGTAAAGCATCCTATGGAGCAACACTATCTAACAGTACCCGGCTTCAGATCTCGCGCTGGTGGCCAGCCGGTGGTGTCACAGTTTTCAAGGCGCACACATTTCAACCTGTACATGACAAACAACGCTAAAGGCTCCAGTATAATGACATTGGGCAAAACAAAACAAAGCCTCAGAGTTTGCACCCTGCGACGACGTCGCGCGGTGTGAATGAACGTGATAAGCAAATACTGGCAGTATTCAGTAGGATGCCAGGAGTATTGAATCTCCACCGGCTGCTTACTTTACTGTTTCACCCTCTCTTTCTCCTTGTTGATTATAGGAAAAAGAATAGCTGTCTACAGGGGAATAAAAAAAAAGACAAGTGGTTGGTGAAAACCGGGGAAGACGGCAGGAAGCTCGACAAGGAATAACCAGGGGCTCCGATTAATGGGATTTCAGCCTTTTTACTCTGTTGTGTAGTAAGTTGCAACTTGCAACCATGCATGCATGTATGCCTAGGACACTACTATCACTACTACTACTTAGTTAACTGTATTGATAGTATCTACGGCCGGTCAGGATATTCACATGCCAAGATtgatacagtgaaatgtgatgcTAACATTAGAATACCCCATATATGTAATCATCTCAATTTATTCAAACAGTAAAAACTAATCCGTCGATTATTTATCCCATCAGGCCGGGTGGGTGATTGAGTAGGACAAACAGAAGAAACATTTTACTAGTAGAGTAAATAAAGAAATCCGATCTACTTTTATATAAGTTGTTGCTTGCGGACAGAGGTGAGGAAAATGTACTGAGGTGGTCGCTGGTGGTGAGTGAGGGAGAAGATGACGGGCTTTGGTTTTTCTTACCTCCATTCCAAGGCGGGACACGCCTGAATGTGAATGTATGCAAGACAATCACTTTCAGATCTGACTGAAAGTAAAGCCTGAAATATAAAAAAACaccatatgaattagttatgataCGAACAAGCTTGGCACAGTAACTCTGAAGCAAGAAAAGCTCAACTGACTGTTGAAGTAGTGTGAGAATATCAATGGCGTGCACTAATCGCGTCCGTACTCTGCCAGTCTGAAACTGGTAGCAACAAGTTCAATCAGCAGTCAGCACTCGATTCACTGCAGCGCAAGTCACATCGGAAAGGCGACGAGCGCACAGTAACAGCACCGATTGATTCGAGCAGTAAAACTAATCCATCCAAAAAAAAATTCCCCAACAGCAGAGGAACAAGAATGGGAATCCTACGAGCTTCCGCGTTTCCTTGAGTGCGCCGGAGAAACTGGAGAGGGGTAGGGCAGAAGATACCTGCGGCGACGCCGAGGGGGGGCACAGGGAAGCGGCGGGCGTCGCGTCCGAGGATGCCTTGTCGGCGCTGGGAGTGGTGGCGGGGTGGGCAGAGTCCATCTCCATCGAGCACGGATAAACTCTAGCAacttatttttatttatttttgcagTTAAAACCAACCTTTACTAGGGAAAATCTTTGTGGAGCCTGTTTTATTCAAAAAATTCGAAAAATAACTTGTCAAGTTTCGAATTCTAAAAATGCTACATCTGTAAACAGATACATTCTACTCCCTGCGTCACATAATGTATGACGGGGGAGTACATTTTAACTGATAAACATAAAAATTATAAATTCTTTTGTTTTAGCACCCGCAAGACTATTAAAATCCATGTTCACATGTTTCTCGTCATGTTTTTTTTTGTGAATGACATCATGAAACTCTTACACTTGTAAAATACGTCCATGATGTTCAAATTTCAAGGAATCAAAAAATAACTTGTCAAGTTTCAAAGAATTTATATGAGCACTTGTATCTGTACTGATGTTTAAATATTTTTAAAGAATTCACGGCCGACTAATATATGATAGTAACGTGATTGTCTAACAAAGCAGAGCCCAAGATAACCGGACAACGTATATGCATACGACTACACAGCGGAGAGATAATATAGGCATACTGCACTAGAATGCCATGACACAACTTAGGACACCTAAGCTCCACAACAACACCATCCAGAGAGGAGCGGCGTAAAGCGTCGTCCGCTGCCAAGTTCGAAGCGGACTAAGGTCTTCACCATATATTTTGGCACGGAGAGGAGAACCACAACTCATCCTCAAGACGCGGCGGCACCAAGATTTCTTGTGCCATCTAAGGCACCCTGGGCACCCAAAGCATGTAGCAACCTCCACATTCGGATCTAGGATGCACTCCTGCCAACGACAAGGAGCTAGCCCCAGTCACCCATCACTAAATCCTTGTCGTCCACACGGCCAAAGAGGCATATCCACCACCACCGACATGGTGCCTGCCACCCTGGCATCCTAGGTCAGAGACACCACAGCCCACCACATCACCACGCACCAACCACGGTAGGAGGAGCAGAGGCACTGCATCCAATCCTAGCCCGGTATTAgccactgatgacccacaagtataaggaatcaatcgtagtccttttgataagtaagattGTCAAACTTAACGTGGAGCAAAAAGAAATGAtaaagcggttttcagcaaggtattatCTACAATTATTGAAAGTAGTGGTGATAAATAGTTTCGTAACAAGGTAATTTGTAGCAAGTAATAAGTAGCAATAGTAACAAGAGTGCAATAAGGTGGCCCAAtgctttttatagcaaaggacaagatGAACACTTCTCTTATATGAAGCAAAGCGTTCTCGAGGACACATGAGAAACACTGTCTAGCCACGCTCATCATGTTTGGTTGATTTGCATTCACTACtttcataatttgatatgtgtgTGGACTTGTGCTAGGGtaatgttcttacttgaacaagcaaccctcttatgattaccccctctcgcAAGCGTACGCAACTAGCGAATAAGAATTAAAATAAATCTAACCATAATATGAACCATATGGAttcaaatcagccccttacgaaataacacataaactagggtttaaacttctgtcacttttgcaacccatcatctactgaTTACTTCTCAATGCCTTCCCCTAGACCCAAATATGATGAAATGCCATGTAGTTAACGTTCGCACGACACCACTAGAGAAAATACAACATACattcaaaatatcgaacgaataccaactTCACATTATTACTTATAACAATACTTCTCTCATGTCGTCAAAAACAAaattaactactcacaaatcacaTTCATGTTAAAGATCAGAGGTGTATTGAATATGCTTGAGGATTTGAACATTTAACCtctaccaaataaaccaactagtatcaaccacaagatgtaatcaacactacaagcaacccacaggtaccaatccaaggttttgggacaaagattaaatacaagagatgaactagggtttgaaaaaagatggtgatggtgaagatgttgatgaggATTGGTCCTCCTACGAtaagaggatcattggtgatacCGATGACATTgatttcccctcccggagggaagtttccgcCGCGGAATCGCTCCGCCTTAGAGCAGAAGTGTTCATGCTCAGATTCCGCCTCGAGATGGTGACGCTTCGTTCCAAAACtcctctctttatttttttttcCTATGGAAAATagcctcatatagcagaagatgggcaccgggggGCAGTTGGGGGTGCCCACGAGCTcatatggcgcgccctgggggtgggtgcgccccttGAGCTTGTCGCTCTTCAGTGGCCCCCCTTCTGGTAATTCTTCCTCAAGTATTTTATATATTTCAAAATAATTCTTCGTAATTTTTCAAGTCATTTCAAGCTGTGGAGAATTACCTGAAATCAGTTGAGCTCCAAACATGAACAATGTGATTTTCTGACCCCGTAATCAGATACGGAGCATCTGGAAGAGACACGACAGATGTAACTGGAGACATAGTCTCTAGTGTATGAATGCAGGACTTGTTCTGCAAGTCCCATATCTGATTTGACAAAAACAGTATGAGTTATAAGCATTAGCAATGTCATGTGGGATACACTACATTACGAGTGTGCGGTTCCACCGTATATAGATACTTTACCTTGGCAGTACAATCATCAGAACCAGTGATCAAATACTCTCGACCATCACGTGTGTAAAAATCAAGGCAGTTCACACCCTTGGAATGCCCAGGGAGATCGTACTCTTGGCGACCAGAATCAAGGTTCCAAATCTGAAGACCAAGCAGATATATAGGAGTTGGGGTCTATCCTATCAGAAATCCATATCTTAAGTCAAATCCTAGTTAAAGAAAAGGAGAAACCCCTCTCAGACCAGACATCTGCACTTGCACCATAAGCCGCACTCGCGAAACTGTTGGCATCCTCTGGGTTAAATGCAACTTCATTTGCAACACAATCAAAATCGTGTACGCACTGCCAGCCCTTTTCCCAGTCCCAAAGCGTCATGCCCCAACCGGATGAAAACACATACGGCTTGCTTGAATGAACGGCTAGTGAATCAAAGCTGCTTGCACTGAAACTTGTGATCTTTTGCGGTTCTGTTACAAAGTCGCAGTGGTACACATGGATGAAACCATCAGATGTCCCAGCCAGCACCCACTGCTTCCTTGCAACAAATTTAATGGCCTCTGCAGTGAAACCAATTTATTAGGAATGCGTCTCAATGGCTTTATACGTACATGATAGTATCACGATCCAGAAAAAAGAAGTATTTTTTACGCTACGAAAAGAAAAGGCTTAGTGAGAAAGGACTTGGCCGGAAAGAATGCCTATGGGCTCTTTCTCTGAGACTTGAAATGAGTCCATCGGTGTCTGCATGCGAGTAAATGCAAACGAAATTCTTAGTTCAATGGCCACAAACAAGTCATACATTTTCATATGCCCACACTTGTCCCAGCTTGATCGAGCCTTTTTTTTTGTGATGACCAGTTAAATTTTGCTAACCCCAGCCTACAGTATATAATCGAAATTGAGAACTACAATTATTGATAGAACACATCAAGTTACCTTTTTAGAACGAAGGCTCGAGAGagagcccggctttgaattaacaaaggcATCAACCGGCCAGGAGTTACATCGGACAGCACCTAACAAGAGGAAAAAGAAAGAGACGGCAGATACATGGTGCTACTAGACAACTTACAAACCTCAACAACACCAAGCACTACAACATAATGGACAACAAAGCTTCGCTTGATGTCGATGAAGTCCCCAGCCGCAGAATGAGCACCATAGGTGGAGCGGAAGCACTAACAAGATGAGACCCATCATAGGCAGGGAGCATGCCCTCATCTGCACCAGGAGTGGTGAGCTGCAACAAACTACCCGAAACCATCTCCGAAGAGGACCCCTGCCCCTCGTCCTGGCTTGAAGGACGTCGTACCGTCGGAAGATGGGGAAGCTCACCCTAGAGCCAGATAAGATGGCAGCCACGAACAACCTTGAGAGATACTCAGCCCCGCCCCCAGCTGAGACGAGCTCGCCTTGGAAGATCCTCGCCCATACGCATAGAGCCACACACGAAGGGATGAAGCTATCAAGATCGAAGGTGCTGAGGAAGGACGCGCAGAACGAAAAAATCGGACCACACGACTGTCGATCCCCGAATCCCCAATTCAGAACGCCCTCGCATCTCTCGAACCACCTGAGCGGCACCTCCAGGAAGGTGACGGCGTAGAGCGCCGCTGCCGCCCCATCCAAAAGGATGAGGTTTTCACCCGGGgcgagagggggaggggggaacAGAACCTCGACGAAGCCTCTAGGGAGGGGCACATCAAGTTACCTGCGTCTGATAGTTCCATGTGTGAATGTTTCCTTTGGAATCACCTGCTATAATCCTGTGTAACAACTAATATGGAAATTATGTATATTGTAGAGGATAATTGCATCCTACACATTCACTCGAACATATTAACAGAGAGAAATATGTTATATATATTAACTCACCATGGCTCTGTTGGATGAGCATCCAGGGAACATATCAAGTCAATAGTATACATCCCTGCTGTGATCTGATCTGACAAAACACCTAGTCAACAATAGTTCAAATTAAGTTGCACTGACGATCTATTTATATATGAAAGAGAAAAGAAACCATGGTACCTTTATTATTGGCCGTATTGGAAACTAATATGTGCAGTACGACCAGCAAAAAGCAAAGGAATGGAAATTTAGAGAGACACAATCAAACCCTGGTACAACATAACCAGCTGTCAGTTCTTGAACCCAAACTCACATCATGCATCGTGTACCCCATCTCTCCTTGTGGAGTATAAACAGCTTTCAGTGCCACCTCGTGTACCGCATTCCCCGTCTCTTTGGCTTCCTTGAAAACTCCATCGCACTCAGCCTCATCTTTgaatttttttttcgaaaaggggggtcgccccggcctctgcatcaaagtgatgcatacggccatcttattaaccAAATAAACAGGTTCCAACAAGGTTCCAAAATCTCCGACTGAAAAGAACTAAAAAGAAAGCTCACACAGAGCCAAAAAGACTAGAAACACAAACTAGCCAAGATAagacgccacaaccggctggctaaagatagataggtaaactaattgcctatcctattacatgaccgccatccaaaccggttgaagatatcccgagctaccatctcccagcggatagatccagtaaccaaatgctccctggcctccatcggagtgagtagcgaccatgaacggatcacggccatggctcggaaaataacctgcaaaaagtgaatacgtgatgttctgttaaaaaccaaatcatttctgcaagtcCAGATAGTCCACAACAAAGCGCAAACTCCAACACGAATATGTCTCGCTAAGTCAGGCTCAATCCCATTAAGCCATGTCCCAAATAACGTGGTAACAGAATtcggtggagtaatattaaaagcaatgtgaaccgtccgccaaaggactctggcaaacgggcaatcaagaaagagatgtttgatcgtctcatcccgatcacagaaactacacctcgtaggtcctgtccaattacgcttTATCAAGTTATCCTTGGTAGGACCGCAAATTGCATTATTTCCCCCCCCCCACCCTCTCGACCCTCGCGTCGTCCTCCCGAGGGCGACCCGGGGgcgactagggtttccccaagcGCCGCCACCCCTTCAATCTCAGCCCCTCCTCGCCGC
This sequence is a window from Aegilops tauschii subsp. strangulata cultivar AL8/78 chromosome 7, Aet v6.0, whole genome shotgun sequence. Protein-coding genes within it:
- the LOC123495025 gene encoding uncharacterized protein — encoded protein: MEMDSAHPATTPSADKASSDATPAASLCPPSASPQFQTGRVRTRLVHAIDILTLLQQLYFQSDLKVIVLHTFTFRRVPPWNGGFADGRQSCWSSWQCWMLSLSRFTSFVVEFYGIAVQLCPCNKPSRCGIWF